The genomic window CGGAATGACCGGATAACCATAACTGAACGAACCGGAGGTCGCGATGACTTCCGGCACTGCGACCCCGGCCACCCGGCAGCTGATGCTCTGGGCGCGCCGCCGGCCTCCGGCACCGGTAAAATGGCCGGCCCACTGCGCTGGATTTGAACCTCATGACGATTGATTACGCCCACGCCCGCGAACTGATGGTGGAACAGCAGATCCGTCCCTGGGACGTGCTGGACATCAAGGTGCTCGACGTCCTGGCCCGCCTGCCGCGCGAGGCCTTCGTCGCCGACGCGCACCGGGCGCTGGCCTACGCCGATGTTGAACTGCCGATCGGCAATGGCCAGAAGATGATGAAGCCGGTCATCGAGGGCCGTACCCTGCAGGCACTGGACCTGCAGCCGGGTGACGAAGTGCTGGAAATCGGCACCGGCAGTGGTTTCCTGTCGGCCTGCATCGGCGCGCTGGCGCGCGACGTGCTGAGCCTGGAGATCGATCCGGAACTGGCTGCTGCTGCGCGCGCCCGCCTGGATGCATCGGGCCTGGGCACCAACGTGCGCGTGGAAGTGGCCGATGCGCTGGGCTGGCAGACCGAGCGCCGCTTCGATGTGATCTGTGTCACTGGCGCCGTCAACGTGGTGCCGTCACAGTTTGCTTCGTGGTTGCGTCCGGGGGGTCGCCTGTTCGTCATCCAGGGCCGTTCGCCGGCGATGGAAGCACTGCTGGTGAAGGCCGACGGCAGCACCGAATCGCTGTTCGAGACCGATATCGATTACCTGCGTGGTGCCGCCCCGGCCCCCCAGTTCCACCTCTGAGTCCAAGGAAGCCGCAATGATCCGCCGATCCCTCGCTGTTGCGCTGGCCACTGCCCTGCTGCCGCTGTCTGCCCATGCCGCCGACCTGCTGCAGGTCTATGAAATGGCGCGCAATGGCGATCCGCAGCTGGCCGCCGCCGAATCGACCCGGCTGTACGACAAGGAAGGCGCCGTGCAGGCGCGCGCTGCCCTGCTGCCGCAGATCAACGGCCAGGCCCAGCTGAGCCGCACCCGTACCGAAGCCGACCACGATGCCAATTCCGGCACGGTCACCAGCAAGCGCCGCAACTACACGATCGACGGCTCGCAGACGCTGTTCAACTGGACCCAGATCAACAACCTGCGTTCGCAGCGCGAACTGAGCAAGGCGGCTGACTTCACCCTGGATTCGGCCAACGACAACCTGATCGTGCGCACCTCGGCGGCGTACTTCAACGTGCTGGTGGCGATCGAATCGCTGAACGCCGCACAGACCAACGAAGCCGCCGCGAAGAAGCAGTTCGACTTCGCCGACAAGCGCCTGGAAGTGGGCCTGGCGCCGATCACCGACGTGCATGAAGCGCGTGCCCAGTACGACCAGGCGCGCGCCAACACCATCGTTGCGCAGAACACCCTGGCCGACAACTACCAGGCCCTGACCGAACTGACCGGCCAGCCGGTGATGAACCTCAAGGGCCTGCCGGCCGACTTCCGTCCGGAAGTGCCGGCCAATCGCGGCAACATCGACGAACTGGTGCAGCAGGCCAGCAGCCAGAACCCGGCGCTGAAGGCGCAGGAGCTGAAGGTCAGTGCGGCTGAAGCCGGCGTACAGGCCGCCCGCGGCGGTCACTACCCGACCCTGTCGCTGGGCGGCAGCTGGGGCAAGAGCGCAACCTGGGGCGACAGCGTCGGTGCCAGCTCGCTGTCTCCGGATGCGCGTACCAACAGCATCGGCCTGACCCTGAGCGTGCCGATCTTCTCCGGCGGCGCGACCCAGTCCGGCGTGCGCCAGGCACTGGCCCAGCGTGATATCGCCCAGGACGGTTACGAGCAGCAGAAGCGCGCCCTGGACCGCAACACCCGCAACGCTTACCAGACCCTGGTGCAGGGCATCAGCGAAGTGGAAGCACGCCGCCTGGCGGTGGTGTCGGCACAGAGCGCCTACGATGCGTCGCAGGTCGGCCTGGAAGTCGGCACGCGTACCGTGCTGGATGTGATCCAGAACCAGCGCATCCTGTTCTCGGCGCAGCTGGACTATGCGCAGGCGCGCTACACCTTCCTGCAGAACCGCCTGCTGTTGAGCCAGTCGCTGGGCGCACTGGACGTGGCCGAGCTGCAGGACATCAACCGCCTGCTGACCCTGGATGCAGGCAACCCGGCAACGACCACGCGCTGAGTCGATGGCAACGGCCTGACCTGGAAAGCCACCCTCACGGGTGGCTTTTCATTGTCCGGCCTTCGCAGCGGCCGGCGCCTTCGCGCCGGTCACGCCAGCAGCGGCAGAGGGATCCGTTGCAGCACCGGCAACAGGCACAGCAGCGCGGCCAGCGGAGCAAGCAACCGCAGTGCGGCAGCCCGCCGCGACCGGACCGCGCCATCGGCCGCGGGCAGCTGACGCAGCGTCCCCATGCACACCGCCGCCAGCACCAGCAGCGCGGCCGCGCCAGGCAGTTGCGGCAGATGGCCTTCGGGCAGCCACACCGCCAGCACGGCAGCAACCAGCACCAGTGACAGGGTGATCGTGCCCCGTGCCGGCCTGCCCGCCGGCGGCCAGACCGCGCCGCTCAACCGCGCCGCCAACAGCAGCAGGACCAGTTGCAGCGCCGCCAGCCCGGCGCCCCCGGCCAACGGCAGCAACGGCAACAGCCACTGCAGTTGCGGCAGCCCCTGCAGCGCGACGGACAGCGGCCGGGGACTGGCCAGCGCGGCGAATTCGACCAGACCCGACTGCAGCGCGGCCAGTCCCATCAGCAGCAGCATCGCCCCCAGCACGCCCCCGTTGGCCGCCTTGGACACCTGCGCACGTGGGCGCGACGCCAGCCCGGCGAACCCGGCCAACAGCCCGGTGCCCAGCAGGATGCCCAGCAGGGGCACGCTGGCCGCCAGCACACCGCCCAGCCCGAAGCGATAGGGCGCCACCGCCGAAGGGAGCCACGGAATCCAGTGTGCGTAGTGCACGTGGCGCGCCGCCAGCAGCAACAGCAGCAGACCGATGCCGAGCTTCACCGTCAGCAGTGCGCAGGCCAGCAGCAACACAGGGCGTGGATGCCACAGCGCGGCGCAGGCACCCAGTGGCAGCAGCGTCAGTGCCGCCGCCAGCGGCAGCGGCAGCCCATCCCCCGGAACGAGGCCTGCGGCTTCAGTGGCAGCCTGCAGGTGCTGCGATGTGGATTGCGCCAGGCCGGCCACGGTGAGGGTCAGCTCCAGCACCAGCAGGATCGTCAGCGCAGCGGCCACCCGCCGCCCCCAGGCTGCGTGCAACAGCGCATACAGCCCGCCCGCGGCGGGACTGCGTCGCATCGCCTCGCGCAGGCAGTACAGCATCGGCAGCGTGCCAAGCGCGGCCAACAGCAGACTCAGCACGATGGCCGGCCCCGCCTGCGCCGCGGTGTACTGGCCGACCAGGGCGATCACACTGCCGCCCATCACCAGCGTCAGCGCTGCCACCAGCAGGTGATCGGTACCCACGGTCCGGCACGCCGCACTGGCATGCGCGATGTCGCTGTTGTCGCCGCCCATTCAAAGCTCCCTTGATGCCGTCCAGGCAGGGTCGCCATGCAGGCTGGCAGTCCGGCGGGAAATCCGGAACCGGAATCTGCGCGACAGACGCCACGATGTGATGGCCTGCACGCAGCACGCCGACCGACCGTGGGATTCGCGACAGAATCAGCGACATCAAGCAGACTTGATACAGGCGATCACGACAGCGCCCGCCACGCTGCCGGTGCCGGTGCCGCGACCTCAGCCGCGCGGCGGCGGCAGATGCGGCGCCACCAGCGCCAGCGTGCGCTGCAGCGCACCGCGTCCATTGCTGACCAGCGCACAGCCGGCCCGCGCCATGTCCTGGCGCGCCGGCGCATCGTCGAGCAGACGCTGCAGCAGATCGCCGACCGCCTGCACGTCTTCGCCGATCAGCAGCGCGCCGGCCTCGCGCATGCGCCGCGAGATCTCGGCGAAGTTGTGCAGGTGCGGGCCGGTCACCGCCGGGGTCCCCATCGCTGCGGGTTCCAGCAGGTTGTGGCCGCCGATCGACTGCAGGCTGCCGCCGACGAAGGCCACCTGTGCGCACCCGTAGAAGGGCATCAGCTCGCCCAGCGTATCGATGACGAACACATCACTGCCCGCCTCCGGCCACTGCTGGGCACGGCGCGTCGCCACGTTCCAGCCCTGCTCCCGGGCCAGTGCCTCGACCCGCGGAAAACGCTCGGGGTGACGCGGCGCCCACAGCAGCAGTAGATCCGGGTGGCGCTGGCACAGCCGCCGGTGCAGGTCGATCACCGCCTGCTCCTCGCCCTCATGGGTACTGGCCGCGATCCAGACCGGACGCGGCGTGGGCAGGTGGGCGTGGAACTGGGCGATGAAGGGCTGGACATCCGGGGTGGCGATGTCGAACTTCAGGTTGCCCAGCGCCTGCACCTGTTCCGGCGCGGCACCCAGCTGCACGAAGCGTGCAGCGTCATCCTGCGACTGCGCCGCCACGCAGGTGACCGTGCGCAGCGCGCGGCGGATCAGCGCTGCCAGCACCCGGTAGCCGCGCAGCGAGCGTGCCGACAGGCGCGCATTGAGGATGTAGACCGGAATGCGGCGGTCGCGGCAGCCGAATAGCATGTTCGGCCACAGCTCGGTTTCCAGGATCAGCGCCAGGCTGGGCTGGAAGTGGCCAAGGAAACGGTTGACGCTGCCGGGCACGTCGTAGGGCAGATAGACGTGGTCGAGGGCATCGCCCCACAGGGCGCGTACCCGTTCGGAGCCGGTCGGGGTGATGGTGGTGATGACCCAGCGGATGTCCGGGCGCTGCTCACGCAACGCATTGACCAGCGGCGCGGCGGCATTGACCTCGCCCACCGACACCGCATGCAGCCAGACCCGCGGCTGGCCGGTCGGCTGCGGGTAGGAGGCGTAACGCTCGTCCCAGCGCCGGAAGTACTCGCGGACCCGGAAACCCCGCCACACCAGGTGGTACACCGTGATCGGCAGCAGGATGTAGAGCACGGCCGAATACAGGCCGCGCAGGATCCATTCGACAGGGTCTTTGCGCATGCGGCAAGGATACGGGAGCCCCCCGGGAAAGACACGCGGCCGGGTTGGTAGAATGGCGGCATGTCCGATGCCTCTACCGCCGTCCGCCCGTCGCTGCGCGATCCCCGCAACTGGCCGATGTTCGCCGCCATGCTCGGTGCCTTCGCCATTGCCCGTCTGCCGTGGCTGCTGCAGCGGGCGCTGGGGCGCGGCGTTGGCTGGGTGAGCTGGCGCCTGCTCGGCAGCCGCCGCCGCGCCGCCGAAGTCAATCTCAGGCTCTGCTTCCCGGAAAAGGACGAGGCCTGGCGCCAGCGCCTGGTGCGCGACAGCTTCGACGCCCTGGGCGTGGGCGTGTTCGAGTGCATCCGCGCGTGGTGGGGCAGCATCGACCGCCTCCGCCCGCAGGTGCGGATCGAGGGCCTGGAACACCTGCGGCGGATGCAGGCTGAAGGCCGCGGCGTGCTGCTGGTCTCCGGCCACTTCATGACCCTGGAAATGTGCGGCCGCCTGCTGTGCGACTACGTCGATCTGTCGGGCATGTACCGCAAGCACAAGAACCCGGTCTACGAGTGGGCGGTGAAGTTCGGCCGCCTGCGCTACGCCAAGGCGATGTACGCCAACGAGGACATCCGCGCCACCGTGCGTCACCTGAAGAAGGGCGGCTTCCTGTGGTACGCGCCGGACCAGGACATGCGCGGCAAGGACACCGTGTTCGTGCCGTTCTTCGGCCATACCGCGTCCACCATCACCGCCACCCACCAGCTGGCACGGATGACCGGCTGTGCGGTGATTCCGTACTTCCACCGCCGCGAGGGCGGCAAGTACTTCCTGAAGATCGGCGCACCGCTGGAGAACTTCCCCAGCGAAGACGTCGAGGCCGATACCACGCGGGTCAACCAGGCCATCGAGCAGATGGTGCGCGAGGCACCGGACCAGTACCTGTGGATCCATCGCCGCTTCAAGCGCCAGCCGGGCGGCCGGAGTGATTTCTACACGTAGCCGGCGGCGGCTGTCCGGTCCGGGACCCGGGCCTGCAACGGCCACCGACGCCCTGCCGTCGGCCAGGACGCCACTGCCGCCTGGCGAGCGCCTGCCCGGCAGCGGGTCGGCACAGGCCGGTCCACGCATCGCCGGTGCGCACGATCAGATCGTCGGCGCCAGCTCTTCCGGTTCGCGCGCCAGCAGGGTGCCGACGAACAGCCCGGCCAGCAGCACGGTCAACCCGCCCCAGAACGTGGAATAGAACGCCAGATGGGTGTTGAGCGGAAACACGGTGACCGCCAGCGCCAGCATCGCGGGCCGTGCGCGTTCGCGCGCGGTGGCCGGTGCGAAGCGCCACGCGCGCCAGGCCTGGGCGGCCGCGGCCAGCCACAGCAGCAACCCGAGCACACCGGTTTCGGCGAGGATTTCCAGCACGATCTGGTGCGCATGCAGGGCCGGCGCTTCGCCCCACACGGCATCGCCCTGCTCGGCCACGCAGTGCGGATAGGCATCGCGGAAGCCGCGTGCGCCGACGCCGTTGAGCGGATGCGCTTCGATCATGCAGACCGCAGCCGACCAGATGCGGGTGCGCCCGGACAGCGCCTGCTCGACGCCGTCCTCGCCCCCGTCCCAGGCCAGCGCCGTGCGCGCCACGCGTTCGCGCAGCTGCGGCACGCCCGAGACCAGCGCGCCGGCACCGAGCAGCCCGGCCAGCACCAGCAGGCCGAGCCGCTTCCAGCCCAGCTGGCGCAGGCCGCTGTAGAGCACCACCAGACCGAAGGTGATCCAGGACGCGCGCGAGCCGGCCAACAGCAGTGCCACGCCCACCGCGACGGTGGCCAGCAACCAGCCGGCCGTGCCGAAGCGGCGCGCCGCTGGCAGCAGCAGGAATGCAGACAGGCTGGCCAGCACCTGGCCGAACTTGAGATTGCACGGCCCGAGCGCACCGCTGAGGCGGTCAGCCAGCGCGGCTTCCTGGGGCGGGCACAGGCCATGCCCGCTGATGGCCAGCTTGATCTGCTGCAGCGACCAGAACCACGGGCTGCTGCCGGCCACGGCCTGCACCAGCGCATCCAGCGTCCACAGCCCGGTGATCAGCGCCAGCCCACCCAGGGTCAATCGCCGCCGCTGCGGGGTGGCAACGGCGATCGCCACCAGCCACATGAAGGGCAGATAGCGCAGTCCGGCGGCCGCCTTGGTCCACGCGGCCGAGGGATCGACGGCATCGACGGCGGACAGCGCCTGCGGCAGCCAGTAGCCGAGGAACAGGATCGACGTCAGCGCCCAGGCCGCCGGGCTCAGCAGATGCGGGCGATGCTGCAGCCTGCGCATGACCATGCGCGTGGCGGCGTACAACGCGCCCAGACCCAGCACGCCTTCGGCGATGCCCGGCAGCGGCCACAACGCGACGTAGGCCAGCACCCACCAGGGTGCCCAGCGCCCGGCACGCTCGTCGCGCGCGGACGACGCGGCGTCAGCCGGCGAGATCGGCATAAAGGCGGAGGGTGTCACGCTGCATGGCCTGCAGGGTAAACGGGATACGGCCCGGCAGTGACGGCGGTTGCGCCAGCAGGGCCAGCGCACGTTCACCCAGCGCCTGCGCATCGCCATGTGGCACGGCGCCACTGGGCTGCAGCTGCTGCAGCAGCTCACCCACGCCGCCATGGTCCCAGCCCAGTACCGGGCGGCCGACCGACAGCGCTTCCACCACGGTACGGCCGAAGGCCTCGGGCTTGTCGGACAACTGCAGCACCAGATCGCTCGCCGCATACGCCTGGGCGATGCGGGCGGTCGGCGGGCTGATGTGTACGGCGGCGTCCACGCCCAGCTCCGTCGCCTGTCTGCGCAGCTCGGCCAGGTAGGCCTCGCGGCCCGGCTCGTCGGTGCCCAGCATCCACAGCTGCGCCGGCACGCCTGCGGCGCGGACATCGGCCAACAGCTGCAGGGCGTGTGCATGGCCTTTCAGGCGGGTACCGCGGCCGGGCAGCAGCAGCAACGGCCCTTCGACCTGCGGTAACCAGGGGTGGTCGGCGGCCAACGCCAGCCGCGGCCGCCGGTCGGCGCGCGCTACGCGCGGGAACTGGGCGACATCCACGCCACGCGGAATCACCTGCAGCTTTGCTTCGGGCACGGTGGGATAGTGCCGCTGCACGTAATCGCGCACGCTGTTGGACACGCAGATCACGCGCTCGCCACTGGTCATCACCGCGCTGTAGCGGCTGGGCGAATTGAGCCCGTGCACGGTGGTCACCCAGTGGGGCCGCTGCGCGGCCGGCATCGCGCGGATCGCAGACAGGCCCAGCCAGGCCGGCAGCCGCGAGCGCGCATGCACGATATCGGCCCCCACGTCGGTGAACAGCCGCCGCAGGGTCGGCAGGTGACGCAGCGTCAGCAGCGACTTGCGGCCGATATCCAGGGTGAGGTGCTCGGCGCCGCTGTCCAGCAGCGGTTGCACCAGCCGGCCGCCGGCCGAGACCACCAGCGCACGTTGGCCGGCAGCGACCAGCGCCGCAGCAATTTCAAGGGTCGAGCGCTCGACACCGCCGGAGTGCAGCGCCGGCAGCAACTGCACCACGGTCAATCGGCGCATCGATCGAAGGCCTGCTTAGTCCGCCAGCACGAACACGGCGCCGCAGTACGCGCACTTCGCTTCGCCATTGGGCTCGTCTTCGATCGGCAGATACACCCGCGGATGCGAGTTCCACAGCGCCATTTCCGGGGTCGGGCAGCTCAGCGGCAGATCGCTGCGGTGCACGGTGTAGCGCTTTTCGGCGTTGGCGGGCGCGGTGGCGGTATGGCTCATGGCGGATGTCGATGAACGGATTGCGAGGCCTGCGATTCTAGCATCTGGGCCGGGCCAGCACTGCGCCGCAGCAGGATCGCGGGCGCGCGCCGCGATTCGGCCGGGCCCGGCGCCCCGCCTGACGACTCGCGCTGGCGGGGATTTCTTCAATCGATCCAAGGAGTTCCCTGCAGATTCCCGTCACCGGCGATATTTGCCGCATTTGGATCGAACTAAATGGCACTTGTCAGGGCGCCGCCCGCTGTTGCAGCATCGGCCCAGGTCCTGACCGGACCGACCCCATTCCGACCCGATCGCGTGGCCCGTCCCCCACCGGACCTGCATCGCTTCCGGCGGCCGCTGCGGCCGTCGGCGCGATGCTGTCCGTGGCGCCGGCCGATGCGGGTACTGCCTGCCGCCTGCCCTACCGGGAGACCCTGCATGACCCTGTCCGATCCGCGCCGCGCCCTGCTTCCGCTCGCCCTGGCCCTGGCCTGTGCGACCACCGCGATGCCGGTGCGGGCAGACGGCTGGCAGACGTCCTTCGAGCCGGGCGAACCGGCGCCGGCCAAGGCGTCGGGCACGCTCGAGGTGGCCATCGGCAGCGGCCCGGCAGCGCCCTATGCGGCCAAGCGCAACGTGGGCTACAGCGGCCTGCATGCGCTGCACTACCGCAGCAGCGGCGGGAGCGCGCGCCGCGTGCTGTTCCAGACCGACCAGGCGATCGAGGCCGACACCATAGTGTCCTGGCTGGTGCTGCCCGAAATCGTTGGCAACGACACTGTGGCGTCCACCTACGTATCGCTGGACCTGCTGCTGGACGATGGCAGCCGGGTCTCCGCCGGTGCTGCGCGCGACCAGCACGGCGTCGCGCTGGGCGCACGCGCACAGGGCGATTCGAAGACGCTGTATCCCCAGCAGTGGGCGCGCAAGGCCGTGCGCCTGGGCGATGTACCCGCGCTGCAGGGTCGCCGCGTGCGCGCCATCGAACTGGAGGTGGCCAGCGCCGCCGGCGCGCCGGTATCGGGCTGGATCGACGACGTGCGCCTGCAGGTGCAGCCACGCCCGGCACCGCAGCGCGCGTCCGACTGGGTACTGACCACCCGCGGGACCCAGGCCAACGGGACCTTCTCGCGCGGCAACAATTTCCCGGCCACGGCGGTGCCGCATGGCTTCAACTTCTGGACGCCGGTCACCGATGCCGGTGCGTTGAACTGGCTGTACCGCTGGAACGAGCAGAACGACGCGCAGAACCGGCCACAGCTGCAGGCGCTGGCGCTGAGCCACCAGCCGAGCCCGTGGATGGGCGACCGCCAGACCTTCCAGG from Stenotrophomonas sp. 704A1 includes these protein-coding regions:
- a CDS encoding LpxL/LpxP family Kdo(2)-lipid IV(A) lauroyl/palmitoleoyl acyltransferase, producing the protein MSDASTAVRPSLRDPRNWPMFAAMLGAFAIARLPWLLQRALGRGVGWVSWRLLGSRRRAAEVNLRLCFPEKDEAWRQRLVRDSFDALGVGVFECIRAWWGSIDRLRPQVRIEGLEHLRRMQAEGRGVLLVSGHFMTLEMCGRLLCDYVDLSGMYRKHKNPVYEWAVKFGRLRYAKAMYANEDIRATVRHLKKGGFLWYAPDQDMRGKDTVFVPFFGHTASTITATHQLARMTGCAVIPYFHRREGGKYFLKIGAPLENFPSEDVEADTTRVNQAIEQMVREAPDQYLWIHRRFKRQPGGRSDFYT
- a CDS encoding zinc-finger domain-containing protein, translated to MSHTATAPANAEKRYTVHRSDLPLSCPTPEMALWNSHPRVYLPIEDEPNGEAKCAYCGAVFVLAD
- a CDS encoding protein-L-isoaspartate O-methyltransferase family protein; the protein is MTIDYAHARELMVEQQIRPWDVLDIKVLDVLARLPREAFVADAHRALAYADVELPIGNGQKMMKPVIEGRTLQALDLQPGDEVLEIGTGSGFLSACIGALARDVLSLEIDPELAAAARARLDASGLGTNVRVEVADALGWQTERRFDVICVTGAVNVVPSQFASWLRPGGRLFVIQGRSPAMEALLVKADGSTESLFETDIDYLRGAAPAPQFHL
- the waaA gene encoding lipid IV(A) 3-deoxy-D-manno-octulosonic acid transferase yields the protein MRKDPVEWILRGLYSAVLYILLPITVYHLVWRGFRVREYFRRWDERYASYPQPTGQPRVWLHAVSVGEVNAAAPLVNALREQRPDIRWVITTITPTGSERVRALWGDALDHVYLPYDVPGSVNRFLGHFQPSLALILETELWPNMLFGCRDRRIPVYILNARLSARSLRGYRVLAALIRRALRTVTCVAAQSQDDAARFVQLGAAPEQVQALGNLKFDIATPDVQPFIAQFHAHLPTPRPVWIAASTHEGEEQAVIDLHRRLCQRHPDLLLLWAPRHPERFPRVEALAREQGWNVATRRAQQWPEAGSDVFVIDTLGELMPFYGCAQVAFVGGSLQSIGGHNLLEPAAMGTPAVTGPHLHNFAEISRRMREAGALLIGEDVQAVGDLLQRLLDDAPARQDMARAGCALVSNGRGALQRTLALVAPHLPPPRG
- a CDS encoding amino acid permease, producing MGGDNSDIAHASAACRTVGTDHLLVAALTLVMGGSVIALVGQYTAAQAGPAIVLSLLLAALGTLPMLYCLREAMRRSPAAGGLYALLHAAWGRRVAAALTILLVLELTLTVAGLAQSTSQHLQAATEAAGLVPGDGLPLPLAAALTLLPLGACAALWHPRPVLLLACALLTVKLGIGLLLLLLAARHVHYAHWIPWLPSAVAPYRFGLGGVLAASVPLLGILLGTGLLAGFAGLASRPRAQVSKAANGGVLGAMLLLMGLAALQSGLVEFAALASPRPLSVALQGLPQLQWLLPLLPLAGGAGLAALQLVLLLLAARLSGAVWPPAGRPARGTITLSLVLVAAVLAVWLPEGHLPQLPGAAALLVLAAVCMGTLRQLPAADGAVRSRRAAALRLLAPLAALLCLLPVLQRIPLPLLA
- a CDS encoding O-antigen ligase family protein, with protein sequence MPISPADAASSARDERAGRWAPWWVLAYVALWPLPGIAEGVLGLGALYAATRMVMRRLQHRPHLLSPAAWALTSILFLGYWLPQALSAVDAVDPSAAWTKAAAGLRYLPFMWLVAIAVATPQRRRLTLGGLALITGLWTLDALVQAVAGSSPWFWSLQQIKLAISGHGLCPPQEAALADRLSGALGPCNLKFGQVLASLSAFLLLPAARRFGTAGWLLATVAVGVALLLAGSRASWITFGLVVLYSGLRQLGWKRLGLLVLAGLLGAGALVSGVPQLRERVARTALAWDGGEDGVEQALSGRTRIWSAAVCMIEAHPLNGVGARGFRDAYPHCVAEQGDAVWGEAPALHAHQIVLEILAETGVLGLLLWLAAAAQAWRAWRFAPATARERARPAMLALAVTVFPLNTHLAFYSTFWGGLTVLLAGLFVGTLLAREPEELAPTI
- a CDS encoding glycosyltransferase, encoding MRRLTVVQLLPALHSGGVERSTLEIAAALVAAGQRALVVSAGGRLVQPLLDSGAEHLTLDIGRKSLLTLRHLPTLRRLFTDVGADIVHARSRLPAWLGLSAIRAMPAAQRPHWVTTVHGLNSPSRYSAVMTSGERVICVSNSVRDYVQRHYPTVPEAKLQVIPRGVDVAQFPRVARADRRPRLALAADHPWLPQVEGPLLLLPGRGTRLKGHAHALQLLADVRAAGVPAQLWMLGTDEPGREAYLAELRRQATELGVDAAVHISPPTARIAQAYAASDLVLQLSDKPEAFGRTVVEALSVGRPVLGWDHGGVGELLQQLQPSGAVPHGDAQALGERALALLAQPPSLPGRIPFTLQAMQRDTLRLYADLAG
- a CDS encoding TolC family outer membrane protein, with amino-acid sequence MIRRSLAVALATALLPLSAHAADLLQVYEMARNGDPQLAAAESTRLYDKEGAVQARAALLPQINGQAQLSRTRTEADHDANSGTVTSKRRNYTIDGSQTLFNWTQINNLRSQRELSKAADFTLDSANDNLIVRTSAAYFNVLVAIESLNAAQTNEAAAKKQFDFADKRLEVGLAPITDVHEARAQYDQARANTIVAQNTLADNYQALTELTGQPVMNLKGLPADFRPEVPANRGNIDELVQQASSQNPALKAQELKVSAAEAGVQAARGGHYPTLSLGGSWGKSATWGDSVGASSLSPDARTNSIGLTLSVPIFSGGATQSGVRQALAQRDIAQDGYEQQKRALDRNTRNAYQTLVQGISEVEARRLAVVSAQSAYDASQVGLEVGTRTVLDVIQNQRILFSAQLDYAQARYTFLQNRLLLSQSLGALDVAELQDINRLLTLDAGNPATTTR